A part of Patagioenas fasciata isolate bPatFas1 chromosome 30, bPatFas1.hap1, whole genome shotgun sequence genomic DNA contains:
- the LOC136112852 gene encoding uncharacterized protein, giving the protein MSLNQTQIKQEISLPPGLSKAVPKQSQEPVPSAEPVPCPQQQPEVQDQTPCPGPVPAVVVPRPEKTAPSQTPEVEPGEGETPVVIEPEHPPQEQQKQQQCKVPPAFPPASDPEPVPEDNSLCIEVPVTIPVSCSEQTPCVLEKQERKETPVPVPVTCSETAVCAQEKQHCKEIPVPVPEPAQCPQEKQECKEIPVPTPSPPEKQESKEIPVPVPVVDPEPTPCAQEKQQRKEIPVPVPVPSPEPAQCPQEKQECKEIPVPTPSPPEKQESKEIPVPDPAPSPEQEKRSLPEKHPPIEQQQVKQSNPWPPKQK; this is encoded by the coding sequence ATGTCTCTGAATCAAACACAAATCAAGCAGGAAATCAGCCTCCCACCTGGCCTGAGCAAAGCAGTTCCAAAGCAAAGCCAAGAGCCTGTGCCGTCTGCTGAGCCGGTCCCATGCCCACAGCAGCAACCTGAAGTCCAAGACCAAACGCCTTGCCCAGGACCAGTCCCAGCAGTAGTGGTACCACGCCCAGAAAAAACAGCGCCATCGCAAACACCGGAGGTGGAACCAGGTGAGGGGGAAACACCAGTGGTCATTGAACCCGAGCACCCACCCCAGGAGCAGCAGAAGCAACAGCAGTGCAAAGTACCGCCGGCTTTCCCACCTGCATCAGACCCTGAGCCTGTTCCCGAAGATAACTCATTGTGTATAGAGGTGCCTGTGACAATTCCTGTTTCCTGCTCTGAACAAACTCCATGTGTGCTTGAGAAGCAGGAGCGCAAGGAGACTCCTGTGCCAGTTCCTGTTACCTGCTCAGAGACTGCAGTGTGTGCCCaagagaagcagcactgcaaggAGATCCCTGTGCCAGTCCCTGAACCTGCACAATGTCCCCAGGAGAAGCAGGAGTGCAAGGAGATCCCTGTGCCCACTCCATCCCCTCCAGAGAAGCAGGAGTCCAAGGAGATCCCCGTGCCAGTCCCTGTTGTGGACCCTGAACCCACACCATGTGCCCAAGAAAAGCAGCAACGCAAGGAGATCCCTGTGCCAGTCCCTGTTCCAAGCCCTGAACCTGCACAATGTCCCCAGGAGAAGCAGGAGTGCAAGGAGATCCCTGTGCCCACCCCATCCCCTCCAGAGAAGCAGGAGTCCAAGGAGATCCCCGTGCCagaccctgctccctcccctgagCAAGAGAAGCGCTCCCTTCCGGAGAAGCATCCTCCCATCGAGCAGCAGCAGGTGAAGCAGTCCAACCCGTGGCCACCAAAGCAGAAGTAA